TTTTTGTTGTACTCTGTTTATTTTTTTGCAGATTACTCTTTGTTCTTCAACCCAGTAAACATTTGAAGAAGATAGGGACATATTGGTCTGTTCcaattaattcataaaaaatattctTGGTGAAATAACCAAATTGGTTAtttaaacagtatatttctgatttttggctatataaacagtatctaaacCTATAAATCTATTTCACCTAGGAATTCTTGCTTTTGGTGTTtatgaccaattttgtgttttttttagtaTAGTTTACTGGTTTTGTGATTATGGAAATAGCTTTCCGACATGCACTAACTTTCCAGGAGGCAGTTCCTAAAACACGCTTGAGTAGACTAGCCAACGGTTTAAAATTTTGGAACTTGGTTTTTTAATGTGAAATTGTTAGAAAGTACGCTTGTGTTCGTCACTTTGGACCTTAGGTCGGCCTTATACCTGGACATGAAAAAAATCGCCTGTAGTCGTTGCGTAATTTCCCCTTTTTGGTAGGCAAGTTGAAAGGTAAACGAGTCGGTGCAAAGAAGGCCGTGTGGTTTGGTTGATTGAAACTAATCTCCCAGCTTTGAACGTGTCTAATGTATTTGCCATGTTGTTTGGTTGAAAATAATCACCTATTTTGCAAACACGTCTAACGTATTTGAGACGAcgctttcatatatatatatatatatacgaaaTCGCTGattgtattagggttttattAGCTTGTAATGCGAAGGTTAAGAGACAATCCAAGGGTCGACACATGAGTGAATGATTCTTAAAACAATTTCCATGTCATATCGCACTTACGATGCTTTGAGGCTTCATCTCCCATTATTAGATGGAAGTTCCTTGGAGACTATTTCACCTTTGGATGGAGGGGACAATGACCGACCTCTCCTATTTTGCCAGTGTGTATGTTTCGAGTCTTTCGACTACTGTAGTGCTATAACAGTTTCAAACTAGATGCAACAACTTGGAAACATCCTACACGCCAGATTGGAAAACAAGTCTACCCAACGAACTATTGAATGAGTAACCAACCAAAGTGTACGTTACGATGCTAATATTAACCACACGAAAAGAAAGTAAATTCGTGGAGAAAGACCAACAACGCATTAACGTCGGGACCAGGGATATCATTATTTTTCCTCGATCAGCCTATTTAGACTTGAGTTGTACAGATACGaaacacaattaaaaaaaaaaaaccagttaAATGGTAAAAGAATCGGTAGAAACACACCACCACTCCTATTTCAGCGGCCACATCATCCATTTAGGTACCGCAGAAACTGTTCATCACTAAATGCACCAAAGCTTAACCTTCAGTTCAGAAAAGTAATCCAAAGGCAGTTGCAGCCAATGAAACGAAGACAACAGGAACAAATGCGACTGCATCCGAGGTAGGGCTTGGTGCAGGTGCATCAGCAGCAGTGACACTCTGAATGGATGAGGCAGCCATGACCATGGCAATTACTGCAACCAAAACTCTCATCTTCATTGCCTccattcttctcttctctttgtaGAAATATATTTTTCTGAAATTCTCTGATGATTCCTCTTGAATACAACGAAGAATATATTGCACAAGAAGGAGTAGATATATATAAATGGCAGTCCGTATCAAAGGGTTTTatataacaaaaaagaaaaaaaaaattggctgcCCCATATGACCGTTTGAGACTCAGAGCATAACAAGGATAATCGTTCGCACATGCGGGTAGGGTCGATAAACGGCGCCAGACAGTTGTTCAATTATCACACTTCAGGTCCTACATTCCCTATCACCACCGCTTTCTGGTCTGTTTTTAAACTACTTGAAGAGCTAAAGTATAGTGACTGCTGTCTTCTGGTAGAAATTACTAACCATCCAGGTTGGGCTATATTGATCCTAAATAAACGATATTAGGTACATAATCTCATATTTGTTTATTTATACTATATTTTTATCCTTCTCGAAAAGTTGGATGGTTTTTAGTACTTATTCATCTTATACTAATCGTATCTGATAATCGAGTTTTAAGATGATAATTGATTTTGGAAACAATGTCATCAATGAGTAagcacatgaactagttagacaaATGCCATAACTAATGGCATGTGGTAACCACTAATAATAAAAGGGAGTAAGCAAACAACTAACAAAGTAACAAAACTAGCTAGTACTGCTTAAGGAATTCTCTAGACAACCTCATTATTTTAGTGATTGGGGATGTACTTAGGTACAAAACATAGTTTGATTATCTGTTCATGGATTAAAAGATGTTTGTTGTAAAATGGTGCTCCTTGTTCATTTTGGACTGTTAGTTACTGCCGCAATAACACGCTGACTGCTTGAGATGATAGAACAAAGAATATCTTTGTTGCACACAAATGCTCATAGTTACCATTAATTAATACTCATCATGTTTCTTGAAAAGAATTACGGAAAATAGGTCATTTGTCcagatatttttaaaacatggtttaaatgaACGATTAAAAATTAatatgagtgaaatggacactaaaaaatagcaaggatgaaactggattcatcctgacttaaacttaaaaaataataaggatgaaactggatgcatcctgatataaattaaaaataagaaaaaatatttgaaaataggtaagatgaaactgtttatatcctggctatttttacatttttgtctatttaaacggtatcaaaatctaaatgtcattttcacccagaaatcgttgattttgatctttttaaccaattttgtgaaagaaTTACTATCATTTTTCCATTTTAGCCTAACAATTTTTAACGAACAGTTTAAGGATTTCCCTTGGTTCTTTACAGGTGGCCTTTCTCCCCGTATCTCTCCACTAGGGAATTCTATGTTCATTTTGATATGATTAGAGATGTTGCTATTCTTTTTGCAAAAACCAAGAAATTAATGTGCACCATAGTGCATATACTCTGAAACACatagtttattgaaaattgtAATACCAATTTCATTCATAAGTTTTCATGTTTACATCAATTTGGTACCAAAACAATGTAAAGATATCCACCCTAATACAAATGAACGGAAGAATGGTCCGAATCCCGAAAGCCCAACTGGCCAAACTAAAATGAAGCAAAGGGTGGACAAATAATGTGAGAATGAGAAATTAAGAAGCGTTTTCAGTTTTCTACGAACTATGAGTACAACAAAGTGAACAACTTCAGAAAAGGAACCCAAAAGCCACGGCAGCCAATGAAGCAACGGCGGCCGGAACAAATGCGACGGCACCGGAAGTAGGGCTTGGTGCAGGTGCATCAGCAGCTGCAACAGTCTGAATGGATGAGGCAGCCATGACCAAGACAGTGATTGCAACCAAAACTCTCATCTTCAATGCCTCCATTTCTCGGTTCTTTATGAGAAGAGGAAAAGCTCTGATCCTTACTTTTCTCGAATACTTGCAGAAGAGTCGAAAGGTAGTATGTTGTATTCGATATGGAAATGGAGGGGTTTTTatagaacaaaagaaaaacaagcgTCAATTGAGCGGGTAGCGAAGGAAGCTGCCCGAAATGACCATCTGTCCATTAAAAAAGCCTTAGACGGCGCCAAACAGTTGTCAATTATCATTTCGTTTTGGTCCCACGGTTTCCAGCACCACTGCCTATTAGGTTCTCTTTTTTTCTTAATATGTTATTATACTACACTCTTATTTTAGTTGTGAATGCTATTCTTCATTTGATCGAGGTCCAGTAATTTGGTTGTCATTGGTTCAGTAGGAGATCACAATTAGGTATGTGTTGGATTAGATAACTTGAATGATTTTACTTAAAGCATCTTCTAGTTGAGATTTTTGATCAATAATTCATTTTGGTTGGATTGTGTTTGATAGGATTCATGTTAATATAGATCTTAATAGATTCAAGGAACCAATTCATTAGTGAATAATTAACCTTATAATTTCTGAAGACATAAACCCCTCGAGACATGGCATGTGGAAATACGCATGTGAAACTGAAACTAGGTGGCTAATTGTGTGCACCGTTTGCAGTACTATGGTTAATTCCTATTTTGCACTTGGAATGACACGGCATTCATGAGTTCTATCTATGAAAACACAGTGCGGCATTTTGGTAAAACATGTTGCCATAAGTGCATATACCGGAATGCTGTTGTACACTAGCACTGGAGGCAGCTCAAGACTACCTCTTAGCTGTCCCTATCAATGGGTTGAATCAGTGCCTTGGCCCCAGACAGTTTAGTTTAGAGCAGTTGTTTGTTATCGCCTCGGCATCCCTTTGTTTGTTGAAGATGGTTTGTGCTCTTGTTGTAATAGatctatggatatttttggagacCATGCATTATATTGTGCTAATGACGTGGGGTTGAAGTTTCGTCATGATTTAGTTCGGGATGTTATTGCGAGTATTTGCTACAAAGCTGGTGTTCCTGCACGCAAAGAGGTCTCTTTGGGTTTTTCTTCAGAATCTGGCAAGGATTTACGCCCAGCGgatatccttgttctcaactgggaaaatggccaagatgtttgcatggatgtcacaggtgtttcACCTTTTACTGGTGATGGAGTCCGTTCTTTCATTCCGGGGCAGGCTATTTCTAAAGCAATTGCGCGCAAACGTTCTAAATATTTGAGTGAATGTGATtcgcatggttatggtttgggagTTTTAGCGTTCACCACCTTAGGGGAACTCAGTGAAGAGATTGTTTGCTTTTTCAAGCGTTTGAAGAACTGTTTAGTTAGTCATGATGCTGGTAGTGGTctaggtagttttattttccatagattgggtgttgctattcaaaaaggggttggcgcccagcttgttgctcggatGCCAACTAAGAACGATGTTACAATGTAATATCATTtcactttttattattattattattattttgaaactagGCATAGACTCGTTCTTCCCCTGGCAGCGCAACCACCAAGCCTACTCACCGTGAGCAAACCCGCCTCCCTTCCAAATAGCTTTGTTAATATAATTACACAAGTTCTTCGATATTTGAGCGGAGACTCGAATGACGGACCTTCTACTTGAGAATCAAACTCCTGGCCAACTTGACTAACCCCAATTGGTTCATAGAGAGGAAGTTTACGGGAGGGTATTTTATGGATTTCGATTCATCATATATGAAGATGTAGTTAGAAGCTGGATTAAAGGTTTGGTGTAAAATGTGTATAAGCCCGAACCTAccaaaaattaaactaaaaatttttagaaaattttccttcaattattattatttttaaagtaTGAGTGAAATTGCAAAACTAAAAACCAATTACACGTGGATATTTAGTACCCATGGAACCATTTCGTAAAATCTGGTTAAGAAAAGGTGGGATTGCCTGGTCCTAATCCGCTGAGAGGTTTGATAATCCATCCGCTACTTggtttccttctctgtagttgtgttgtATGTCACAGTAAGGAATTTGTTGCATTCTATGCTTAATTTCAGCAATCGTTCCTGCAATATACCATGGAGGTTCTATGGAGGACTTTATGATGCACACTAGATTTTCGGAGTCCGTTTCGGATAGATCTTTTGGACATTGCTTTCCGTTGCAGTTATGGTTGCCATTAGAGTGGCCGAAGTTTCGTTTGATAGTGCAGTGATTATTCCCAGAGGTTGTGCCGGAGCCATCACAGTTCTTGCCTCTGAATTCTTGCAATTGAAGCCCGCTACTACCAATCTTAGGGTGACTTCTAGCAGCTCTATCGGTGTTTATTTTAATCCAGTCCCTATCCAGCGTAGACCATCCTACCAATATATTTGTTGTAGCTTGGATGTTGCTTATCGGGTTGCTGATAGGTGGTTACCCAGGGACTAACGGCGGGGTGCTTGCTTTATCCCACTCAAAAAAATTTTGTTGACTTAAAGCTTTCGTCAGAATATCTTCAGGCGTTGTATGGATTTATCTGAAAACGAGATAATTTCTAGTTGTCCATAGCGACCAAAAGAGAAAACCGAATGCTGTAATGGAAAATTTAAAGGCATTTCTCTGTAGGATCTGAGAAATGGTTTTCTGGGGGTTAGAGCATATGGAGGGTTGTGGTTGGTGATATGGCCAGTTGAAAGGATATAGAGTAGGTTGTGTCAGGTAGTTTCTGCTATTGGACAGTGAAGGATAATGTGGTTAGATGATTCTGGCTCAACATTAAAGCGGGGGCAGAGGTTGGAATTTGTGAGGTTGATGCTGTGAATTTTAATTTGGTAAAAGTCTATTTGATGAAACTctaatctaaactatcataagCTTTCTGGATATTCAATTTTAGagctatttttggatctttggtACGTCCCTAGGTTTTGATATGGTGAAATAGCTTCCATGCAATTGCTATGTCGTCACGTATGGATCTTTGGGACACAAAAACACTTTGATAAGGGAttataaaaaaaatggaagaagaggTTTGGATGCGATTGACCAAATATTGACTATAACTTTATATGTAACATTGCAGAGGCGAATCGGAATTGGGATGATTTTGATGGGTGGTTCACTTTTGGTATTACTGTGATGTTTGTGTGGTTCATGAGGGGATAAATATTTAGGGTGCTAAAAAAATCTACAGACGATGGCGATTAACTGAATGTGGGTCGTTTCCTAGAAACCTTTGAAGAACTTACGGGAATAGCCGTGAAAGCCAGGAGCACTTTTAGAGTTAATGCAAAATAAAGCTAACTTGATTCCCGTTTTGGTTACCTCCTCAGTGAACATGACGCATTGTCTTGAAGTTAGTATAAAAATGATTTTCGCAAATAGTTTTTTGTCTATTATGGTCAAGAATGAGATAAATTACCCTATCTTTCTCGCTGGCCCAGTTGTTTTGTGAGTCTTGTAATTGTTGTATGTTATTACAGCTTCCGTGGATGGTTGTCTTCGTGTGTAAGGGCAGTTCCTACGgaactatggactcaacaaacttgaAAAACGGATGGCCAAACTAATAAATTTGATGGTTTTGAGTGCGGTCGTAGATTAGCCGTGCGCTTAATGTACAACCGCACGAACCAACATAATCCATGGGTGGATCTTCTTCAACCGCCAGAGGCTTTTCCGCAACCACCCACTACACTTtcgttttccaacaattattttactatttttttattcactttatcttattttatctcactttatcctattttatctcacctaaatataatattttaatttttaattttatcatACAAAacatttatattaaaaagaaatagtATTGGGAACCTAAAATCAAATCTGTTTGTTTTGCTCTGATTTACCATAGTGAAAAAACGTGTTTGTTCATCCACGAGGCTCAACAAAATAAATATTTGTTGATTGCCATAGAAACTTCCCTAAGAACGTGGTGCTATTGTACCCTGATTGTATCCATTGAATTATGGATCTGCTGCCAGCATGTTGCATGACATTGAAGTTGAGTTAGATGATGGTTCCTAAGTTTCTTTTCTTAAGTTAACCAGTGGCCTAGTTCATCGCTACTTTCTATAGCACATTGATGTTGTGCCATTTTTATCTGTATCGTTGATTTCCGCATCATTTTTGGAGGTGTCCAAAAGTTTTTTTACTCAAATCCGAGAGGACTTGGCTTGTCGCGGTGAGCTTCAGTTGCAAGTTTAGAGCAGGTTCCATGTCATTTTGCTGAGACCAGGCAGAACCGACTATCTTCCCGATATGAGGGTGAGATAGCCAAAGGTGTTAAAATTTGTAGTTTTTTTATCCTGCCAGTTGATTGCCGTGGTTAGCAGCAGAATTGATGCGTGGTCAGGAGTTATTCTATGTAGATGAATAACGACTGCATATGGGTTAGCAGTGCGCCAATTTTGGGTTTCTATATCCCTATCCAATCTTTCCATTAAGTTATCTTGCCTTGTTGATGATTTTTACATGTATACGTGTCTCTCCGAAATCCTATATCAATAAATCCCATTTGATCTATCATTGCGAGGAAAGTTTATATTTGTCTGTACGTTACATGTCTTCCTCCTTATTTTTTTATGATTGGTTCATGATGTCATTAAAGTCTCCAAATAGAACCCATGAAGTTGTATTGTTGACATTAAGGAAGATTGTTGGGAAGTCATGCCAAAAATCTTTTCTGGAAATTGGATGTAGTGGGGCATATATGCAAATGCAGATCCATGGCTACCCCGGAGCTCGGAAGAGTTACAATGGCATGAATGTAACTTTTGGGATTAAAGCAGAATCAAGGTTGTTTTTCACAATAAATATATGCCTCATCTTCTTCCAACCTTGGGTATAGTAGAGAGATTCTGGAATTGTAAAGATTGCGTGAGGACGTCATTTGATTTTCATTAGCCAGTATTCAATATTTCCAACAGAAATTGAATATTTGGGCTTGTATTGCGCAGTCAATCTCCTTAAATGTTGGATGGTTATTAACACCTCAACAATTCCATACCAAGATATTCATTATAGCAAAAATGGGAGAGGAAGGAGGGTAATAGGAGATATTCATTATGGCCAGCTCTGTTAACATCCCATGGATGGTAATATGAGACTGCAATGTTGTCCTTCATGAAGTGGAAAAAAGAGTAGACGCCCGTTTAATCGTGCAGAAGCAACTGTTTTTAAAAATATTATCAAGAATTGTGGTTTAATGGACCTAGGATTTATTGGATACACTTATATCTGGAATAACAGAAGATCATGGATAGAGTTTACTGAACAAAACTAGATCTTGCTCTAGTAAATGATAAGTGGAACATAGAATTTCCAAACTCTACTCTAAGACATTTGGGTCCATTGTCTTCTGACCATGTCCCAATTAGTCTCAATACTCAAAATACTTGGAATAATGGAGCTACTCCTTTCAAGTACTTCGGAGAATGGATGAAACATGAACAATGCGCTGGCCTAATACAACACTGCTAAAATAATCAAATCTGGGTATCTCCAACTTTTACTTTCACTAAAAGTCTTTCAAATGCCAAAATCACCCTCAGGTTATGGAATAAAACAGTCTTTGGTGATATTAGAACTAATATCGATTTCGTCAAGAAGCAACTGGAACAAATTAATATTCGTTAGTACTATATTAATAAATCTAATGGTCTTACCTACCTAAATGCTCAACTAACCAAATGGTatgcaattaagaaaaaaaattggaatGACAAAAGTAGGGTTCAAAATCTTTCTTTAGGAGAAAGAAACATGAGATATTTTCATTGTAAATCTAAGAAAAGATATAGAAGAAACATGATAGAAACTCTTATGGATAGCGACGGAACTTGGCTGAATACTCGTCATGAAATTGCTTGTTGTATTACTAATCACTTCAAAAACATTGCAATAATTGTAAATCCTAATATAGATAGACAGATGAAGATAACCCTATCCTATTGAAGTTATACCTGAATGCATAAATGATGAAGATAACCCTATCCTATGCTCTATACCAACTCATGCTGAAATAAAAAAAGGTGATGTTTTTTATGGACCCCGATAAAAGTACAGGTCCAGGCAGATTCCCACCAAACTTTTACCAACAAAACTGGAAGATAATAGAAAAGGATCTTGTGTTGATGATCCATTTTTTTTAGAAGTGGTAATCTGGCCAAGGAACTGAATACTTCGTTTGTTTCGTTGATATCTAAAACTCTTAACCTAACCATTGCAACTGAATTTCGTCCAATTGCCCTTAATAATACCTCTCATAAAGTAATCTCAAAACTCATGGCAAATATAATAAAAGGAATGCTTGATACAATAATCAGTCCCTATCAATCTTCCTTCATCTCGGGAAGACAGATTTCAGACAATATAGTAATAACACataaaataatacataaaatgcGAAACACCAAAAGTGAAAAGGATTGATGGGTCTAAAAATCGACATGTCAAAGGCGTTTTACAGGGTCGAATGGAAGTTTTTAATTGATATCATGCGACAACTAGGTTTTTCAGAAAGCTGGTGTAATCTGGTATTTCAATATATATCAACTACTATTCTTTCTGTCCTAAGTTCTTTTTAAAACCTCTAGAGGATTGAGGCAGGGAGATCCATTATCTCCTTACTTATTCCTCTGTTGTATGGAATCATCATCTAAAACAACTATGAATGCCAAAAACAAAAGACTAATCAAAGGAATAATAATCTCAAGATATGCACCGTCTGTGAGTCATCTACTTTTCGGAGATGACTGCCTTATTTTATGTAAAGAGAACACTAACACTAGTTGTAATCTGGTTGAAATGTTCAAAAAATTTTGGAGAAGGATCGAGTCAACTGATAAATTTTAGTAAATCTTGGGTTTTTTTTAGCCCCAAAATTGATCCAGCAACCATGAGTGAAGTGAAACGAATTCTGGGTGTTAACTCCATCCGCTAAATGATAGATATTTAGGTTCCCCCCTCTTTACTAATAAATCTAAAATATAATGGGATTAACATTAATAATGCTGGTAGCAAAGTTATGATAAAGAATGTGACTTATTCTCTTGCGGTTTACCAAATAAACTGTTTTAAAATACCCAAAAAGATATGTAAAACTCTAACAAAACTTCAAAGAAACTATTGGTAGGGAAAATATGAAAATGGAAAGAATGTAAAAGGTAAAAAATGAGTGTGTTTGAAAGCTTGGAAGTCAGTGTGCAAATCTCTTGAAGAGGGAGGGTTAGGAATACAAAACATAGAATATTTTAATGTGGCTATGATAGCCAAGATGTGGGATGGAGACTGAAGGAAAAACTAGACTCTTTGTGCGCAACTATTCTTAAAGCTAAGTATTACCTTAAAAATGATATATTACACATCAAACCTAAATCGGGCACTAGGGAT
This portion of the Papaver somniferum cultivar HN1 chromosome 11, ASM357369v1, whole genome shotgun sequence genome encodes:
- the LOC113325413 gene encoding arabinogalactan protein 13-like, with amino-acid sequence MEALKMRVLVAITVLVMAASSIQTVAAADAPAPSPTSGAVAFVPAAVASLAAVAFGFLF